The following coding sequences are from one Veillonella rodentium window:
- the fabF gene encoding beta-ketoacyl-ACP synthase II, with protein sequence MEKRVVITGLGAVTPVGIGKENFYNALLAGQSGIGPITRFDASDYATRIAGEVKDFDITNYGVDKKEARRMDRSVELAIGAAVLACEDSKLDLDKEDLDRCGTVVGTGIGGIDSIHEVYETLFDKGPGRVSPFAVPMMIANMTSARVSIRLGLKGPVITDVTACTSGTNAIGDAFRIIQRGDADIMFAGGTEAAVSPAAVAGFAAMKAMSTRNDEPTKASRPFDKDRDGFVMGEGSGIVVLEELEHAKARGAHIYAEVVGYGTNGDAYHITAPAPGGVQARKCMELAIKDAGIDPNEVNYINAHGTSTGLNDKNETLAIKELFGDHAKNIAVNSTKSMTGHLLGAAGAIETIVVAMAIETGKVHPTINCDNPDEGLDLDYVREGARDLQVKCALSNSFGFGGHNGTICVRRYEA encoded by the coding sequence TTGGAAAAACGTGTAGTAATTACTGGCTTAGGAGCAGTGACTCCTGTAGGTATCGGTAAAGAAAACTTTTACAATGCGTTATTAGCAGGTCAATCTGGTATTGGGCCGATTACACGCTTTGATGCATCTGACTATGCAACACGCATTGCGGGTGAAGTAAAAGACTTTGACATTACAAACTATGGAGTAGATAAGAAAGAAGCTCGTCGCATGGACCGTTCCGTAGAATTGGCTATCGGTGCAGCAGTTCTTGCTTGTGAAGACTCCAAACTCGACTTGGATAAAGAAGATTTGGATCGTTGCGGTACTGTTGTTGGTACCGGTATCGGCGGTATCGACTCTATCCATGAAGTATACGAAACACTATTCGATAAAGGTCCTGGTCGTGTGAGCCCATTTGCGGTGCCTATGATGATTGCTAATATGACATCTGCACGCGTATCTATCCGCTTAGGTCTTAAAGGCCCTGTTATTACAGATGTAACAGCTTGTACTTCCGGTACTAATGCAATCGGCGATGCTTTCCGTATCATTCAGCGTGGTGATGCTGATATCATGTTTGCAGGCGGTACAGAGGCCGCCGTATCTCCAGCTGCTGTGGCCGGTTTTGCAGCTATGAAAGCTATGTCCACACGTAATGATGAACCTACAAAAGCATCTCGTCCATTCGATAAAGACCGCGACGGCTTCGTTATGGGCGAAGGTTCCGGTATCGTTGTCCTTGAAGAATTAGAACATGCAAAAGCTCGTGGTGCTCATATCTATGCTGAAGTTGTAGGTTATGGCACAAACGGTGATGCCTATCATATTACAGCACCGGCTCCTGGTGGTGTACAGGCTCGTAAATGTATGGAATTGGCTATTAAAGATGCAGGTATTGATCCGAATGAGGTTAACTACATCAATGCGCATGGTACATCCACAGGTCTTAATGACAAAAATGAGACATTAGCTATTAAGGAATTATTCGGTGACCATGCGAAGAATATCGCTGTCAATTCTACAAAATCCATGACGGGACACTTGTTGGGGGCTGCCGGAGCTATTGAAACTATCGTTGTTGCAATGGCTATTGAAACCGGTAAGGTTCACCCTACAATTAACTGCGATAATCCTGATGAAGGTTTGGATTTGGATTACGTTCGTGAAGGCGCGCGTGATTTACAAGTTAAATGTGCTCTTTCCAACTCTTTCGGCTTCGGTGGTCATAACGGTACAATTTGTGTGCGCCGTTATGAAGCTTAA
- the rnc gene encoding ribonuclease III, which translates to MGAVEAHKSKMTQAREESLQGLVSRLDIPVSDISIIDCAFTHTSYANEHKSKHIHHNQRLEFLGDAVLDLIIGEYLFRTYPDMAEGSLTKIKAATVCEDSLASVSRTLDLGKYLLLGHGEYASGGNDRNSILADTFESLIGAIYISTDYQTAMAFVLKHLTAYIDQALEGKRGKDYKTLLQEYVQRDGDKHIVYRLLSESGPDHAKTFHMEVQIDGVTYEAGSGKSKKIAEQHAAQLTLERLMNK; encoded by the coding sequence ATGGGGGCAGTTGAAGCGCATAAGAGTAAGATGACACAAGCTCGTGAAGAATCTCTTCAGGGGCTTGTTAGTCGTTTAGACATACCTGTTTCAGATATATCCATTATAGATTGTGCATTTACACATACCTCTTATGCGAACGAACATAAATCAAAGCATATTCATCACAATCAGCGCTTGGAGTTTCTCGGTGATGCCGTATTGGATCTTATCATCGGTGAATATTTGTTCAGAACCTATCCGGATATGGCGGAAGGTAGCTTGACCAAAATCAAGGCGGCTACGGTTTGTGAAGACTCTTTGGCTTCCGTGAGTCGCACATTGGATTTAGGTAAATATTTATTGCTTGGACATGGGGAATATGCTTCCGGCGGTAATGATCGAAACTCTATCTTAGCTGATACATTTGAGTCTCTTATCGGAGCCATTTATATTTCTACAGATTACCAAACGGCTATGGCTTTTGTGTTGAAGCATTTGACCGCTTATATAGATCAAGCCTTGGAAGGTAAGCGGGGCAAAGATTATAAAACATTATTGCAAGAGTATGTACAGCGAGATGGGGATAAACATATCGTATATCGTCTACTCAGTGAAAGTGGGCCCGATCATGCCAAAACCTTTCATATGGAGGTTCAGATCGATGGTGTTACCTATGAGGCCGGCTCAGGTAAAAGTAAAAAAATTGCAGAACAGCATGCCGCTCAATTGACCCTGGAACGGTTGATGAATAAATAA